A segment of the Triticum urartu cultivar G1812 chromosome 1, Tu2.1, whole genome shotgun sequence genome:
ttcgagaactatgtagacatgaccgagacacctctctggtcaataaccaatagagggacctagattcccatattggctcctacatattctacgaagatctttatcggtcaggccgcataacaacatacgctgttccctttgtcatcggtatgttacttgcccgagattcgatcgtcggtatctcaatacctagtttaatctcgtcaccgacaagtctctttacttgttctgtaatacatcatcccacaactaactcattagttgcaatgcttgcaaggctcatagtaccgagtgggcccagagatacctctccgacagtcggagggacaaatcctaatctcaaaatacgccaacccaacaagtaacttcggagacacctgtagagcacctttataatcacccagttacgttgtgacgtttggtggcacacaaagtgttcctccgataaacggtagttgcataatctcatagtcataggaacatgtataagtcatgaagaaagcaatagcaacaaactaaacgatcaagtgctatgctaacggaatgggtcaagtcaatcacatcattctcctaatgatgtgaacccgttaatcaaatgacaactcatgtctatggttaggaaacataaccatctttgatcaacgagctagtcaagtagaggcatactagtgacactctgtttgtctatgtattcacacatgtattacgtttccggttaatataattctagcatgaataataaacatttatcatgatataagaaaataattAATAACTTTATATTATtgctagggcatatttctttcacaTCTTTCCTAGGAATGAGCGTTATGTTGGCGGACTTCAACCAATGGAAGTTTGAGGCATGGAGATGGGAGAAGTGGTCAATGGCGGCCATGACATCCACCTTCATAATATCCCAGCATGCTCTGAAGAACGCACCCGTGAACCCATCTGGCCCTGGTGCCTTGTCATTTGGAGAATCAAACACAACACACCTAGCTTCATCCATGGTGAAAGGGGTGCCAAGATCAGTGAGATCACATTCTGGGTTGGGAACACAATTCCAATTAATGTTCCTTTGTCGTTGAGGACCCTTATTGATGACAAAGTAGAAGTGATTGTGGACGATGGCCTTCTTGTGATCATGATCATTCACCCAACCCGCATTGTGCTTCAGACGATGGCATTTTTTCCTTCTCTGGCAGTTAATTGTCACATGGAAGAATCTAGTGTTTGCATCCATCTCTGTGATGTTAGTGATCCTAGAGTTCTGCCGCTTCCTAGCCTTCTCAAGTACAGCCAAGGCAACTACTCACCGCTTAAGCCTCTTCCGAAGGTCAAGTTCCTCTGGGCTCAGGGATCGAGATTCTTGAGCGGTATCAAGGCGGAGGATGATCTCCCGAGCCATATGCAACTGAACTTTCACATTGGAGAAAAGAGTTTTGCTCAAAGCCTTTAACTTGATGCTAGTTTTCCTGAGTCTATGGTGAATAACATGGTAGGGCTCGACATGGTTGTGATCTTCATTCCATGCCTCCTCGATGGTTGCCAAAAAACTGGGCATCTTAATACAGAAGTTCTCGAAGTAGAAGCACTTGGAACGCTTAGGGCCATTTGCATTTGCGAATAGAAGAGGACAATGGTCAGATAGGGAAGATGAGAGTGCATGCAGAATGTGAGAACCAAACTCCAGATCCCATCCTCGTTGCGAAAGAAGCTATCCAGCTTGCTCAAGATGGGGTCACTCTGGCCATTGCTCCAAGTGAATCTTCTGTTTTGAAGATTAATCTCTTTTAGCTCAGAGGTGTTCAACGCATTCCTAAACTGGACAATGCGGCTTTGATCAACGTTAGTGCGGTTCTTATCCCTTGCCCGGTAAATTTGGTTGAAGTCTCCCGTGACCAGCGATAAGGAACCCAGTGGTGGTATTTCGGAGACGAGCTCGGCGAAGAGAGCATCCTTGAGGTTGCCTCTAGTCAGACCATAGATGGTCGTGAGCTTGAAGGAGGTGGTGTTATGGTTCTGTGAACGCAAGGAAACAATGGTCAAGAGGGTAAAAGACCCAAATAGCACAATGGAGAGTTGAACCGCTTCATCATCCTGCAGTAGGAGGATACCACCACGGGTCCTGGCATTGGGAAAAGTTTTTGAAGCTTTAGCCTCCAATGTGAGCAGCAGTGTAGGGGTCGACGTTTCTCATTTTGGACTCCTGCAGACAAACAATGTGACTAGGGGTAGCggtgatagtctcatggaacgTTGAGCAACGGTCCAGGCAATTTAGACCTCGAATGTTGCAGTTCAGAATTGCAAGGTTGTGCTCTGTCATTTGGAGACTAGGGAAGCATCATTGTTGACATAGCCGAACTGGCAGGAATAGCAGCTGGGAAGTACTACTCTAGTAGAACAACTGCACACACCCACACACGGCCTCGCCATGGCCACAACTAGCTGCCACAACACACAACAGCAAACCGACGCACAAACTACTCCAACCCACCGCCTTGCCAGGGCATCAGCCAACTGCAACTGCAAATAGGCATCAAAATATCTGAACATGGTGGTTTAACTAACATGATGCACAATGGAAACAACAGTTCAAAAATAGCCAGAAGCGATTCAAATAGTAATGTTGTTTCACACAACCAAATCTCATTGAATAATTCTTACAATCAGGGACACATCTAGTCAGTGTCCACAAGGGACTAATGGACTCCTTCTGTTTGTTTTTACTCTGTATATAAATTTGTTTGAAGTCAAACTATGCAAAGTTTAACAAAATTCATATTAAAATATCAACATCTATAATACTCCCTCTAGTCCTTTTTAGTCAGAATAAAATGTGTTCGgaagtcaaagtatctctactttgaccaaacttataAAAAAGTAGCAATACTCACAATGCCAAAACAATATTTTTGGGTTCATTATGAAATGTTGtttcatactccctccgttccaaaataagtgtcttgaGCTTAGTACAAATTTGTACTAGAGCTGGTACAAAGTTGAGACATTTATTTTGGAACGGAGAGAGAGTAGTATATAACTATAtatatttggtattgtagatgttgatattttttaatataaatttggtaAAATTTTACAAAGTTTGACTGGACACTAATCTAATacgcagagtaaaaaggaccggaagGAGTACTAAAGTTATATAGTGAAAATTAAGTCCGTGATGCATCTAATGATATTGATTTTATATTCTGAGTGTTAGtgtttttctataaagttggtcaaacatATACCACGTGTGAGCAATTCAAACTATTTGTAAAAAAAAGAATGGTCAAACATATGAAGTTTGACTTGAGAATTATTCGTATTTACAGACTAAAAGAAATGGAGGGAGCATAATCTCTAGTGGTATACTGGTGCTGGATCTGAAGCGTGCCTTGGTGAGGAAAACATATTCTCGTCGCTGTCTCCTGTCTGGGATGGAGGGGGCTCGTAGTAGGGTAGGCCACAGTACACACACCGTAGACCGCAGAGTACTGCACTGTACAGTAGAGTACCGGGGTGTGTGGGTGGGGGCACAGCTGCAACGGTCGTCTGTTACTGTACAGTAGAGTACCGGAGTAGGAGTGACAGTATACCAGGAGGGAAGAAGGATCCAGACCCAGAGCTGCAGTAACGTGGGCTTCATTGATGGGCCGCTCCAGCATCGGGTTCCTCTGGGCCTCCATCACTTCTGGGGCGGTGGGGGGCTGGCTGAAGAAGAAGGGCGCAGATATGTGTCTTAAGCCCAACGAGACGGCCCAAATGTACAGCTGACAGCACACCATTTTTTTTCTCCTCAACAAGACTTTCAGGCAATAGTTTCTGGGAACTGCCATGCACACTACAGTCTACAGCCATAATGCAGCACACTGAAAGTAGCTCAAAATTTATTCTTGGACATTACATCTGAATTATTCCTTTGGCCACAGCTGCTGCTGTATATATGAAACCCAATGTACTGACCACCAAATTGCTCTTCTACTTACTGCACACTCCCCTGACCGACTGACTGACTGACTGCAAGGGGGGGTTGGGTGCCCATTCCACCCCTCCCCATTCTATTGCACATACACAAATGGTACACTGATAGTACACTATTACACAAACACATGATACAAATATCCCTCCTGCAAAAAACACGGCTGCGCGACTACCTGGTCCAGGCCCGAGGCCTGACCCGAAACAGCCATCAAGTAGCACGACGCACGCCCGCCTGCCTGTCTACCCTACGCGCCGTGGTTCCGGGCTTCAGCGGAACGAGAACGCAATCTCCTCGAGCGTTCTCCCCTTGGTCTCCGGCACGCACAGGCACACGAAGAGGAGGGTGCCCATGGACACTGCCGCGTATATAGCAAAGGTTCCTGGTTGAAACAAGACGTATGGTTCGTGGTAAGACACAGTGTCATAAAAGAGGTAGGAAGGTAGAGGGACAGAGAGGGAGGAATAGACTGACCTCCGTTGCTCCAGTTTAGCATCAAGCTCGCGGTCATCGTGATGAGCCACGACGTCATCCAGTTTGCAAGGGTGGCGGTGCTTCCGGCAAGACTCTTGATGTTAACAGGAAGAATCTGTAGGGACACAATGTGGACGACGCATTATTATATTTCTAGATATGTTCAGTGTGAAGTTTGCTCTAGGTAAGTTGTCACTGTCACTTGCAACTACAGATATGAAACACAAAGCAACCACTGCAGTTTTTGGTGATGGTACAGCTAAAGCTAAAAGCAGTAGTTGCAGTCTTTAGTGATAGGTACAGCTACGGTCAGTGTAATCTAGGCTACATTACAAAAAATGCAGTTTCCTGTATGTCTTGAAGCAGCAGCTGGTCGACAAAACCACAAGAGCGACTGCAACTGCAGCGTTTCGCTCCATTTCATAGGTAAAAAGGCATGTTCGAGGACGGCTCATTgataaaaaaaaagagagaggctATAGAGGATATTCAGACAGGAAAAGAAGTGGCAAATGATAGTGGTAACAACTACAGAGATAAAATCAGATAGATGTAAGTGTAATTATTGAACTTCTAGATATTTGCAGTAAGGAGGATCAGACTATACCTCAGACATTATAATCCATGGGATGGCTCCCATGCCCAGAGAAAATGCAAGCACAAATGCCTGCAGTAGCAAAAAGCAAGGCATTAAACCTGCTCACTCTGACCAATAAAGCAGAGACGTATATAGACAGAACTGAAACTAACCACAAGTCCAGCCAGTGAAAGCATACTCATCACAAAGTGTAAATGAGAAGCTTCGTCTATGTTGTCCTGTTTCAGAATTGACACTAAAATATATCAGAGGGAAACTCAGGTAGTACTGATTGATCTAGATTAGACAATTGCACAACAAACCATTACATATGCCATTAACATTTTAAGTGGAGTTACCTTCACAAAAAATGACACAGAAACAACGAGAAGACTGATTGTCATCCCTGTAGCAGAGATCTGGAAAGTAAAAGAAATTAATCAACGCAAATCATATTTTCATCTTAAAAAAAAACTTGTCTTGTGATGTAACTAACAATGAGAAGTAGCCGTCGACCAGCTTTGTCAGTCAACCAGGTTGTGATTCCAGTAGCAACCACCTAACAATGAAAAGATCCCAATAAGTACGCAAATACCAAACCCACAATCCCACAAAGTTCATAGGCACAATGTGGATGTAACGATAAGATGAATATACCTGAACAGCCCCCAAACCACATGTTGCGAGATTACTGTTTTTAAGACCTGTTTAGGAAGAGAACTTTGTAAGATATCAGACATGACATACAAGCTATTGCTATTGCTGATATATTAAGGCTCAGTACTGCGATATGAGCTTCCTGCGAGTACAAATCACATACAGACAGGGCAGCATTACATTTTACAAGTGATCCAAATATCCCAATCAAACTGCTATGGATGTGCAGCATGCTTACTAACATTTGAATTTACCATTTAGTTCAATTGCACGTTCACAGTATTTCTGTAGAGTTATTAAATGTGTGAGGAAAACTATTACACACAAGCATGCTTAATAAGCAGAGCCTCGTCAAATTATGCAGAACATACCAGCAGCTTTGAAGATACTTGCAGCATAGAAGAAAATGCCGTTGACACCACTTAGTTGCTGAAGTATAAGGAGGCCAATTCCTATCTAAACAAGTGAAAACCAGTAAGCAAATAGAGGAACATTGATGTGTTAAAGCAAAGTATTTAATGCAAATTACCAACCATAAGAGGAACACTATATCTCTTGTGTTTGATCTCTGCAAATCGTATGGTTGTCCTCCTCCTAGATGAGGCAACTGATCTCTGTGTAGCAAAATGTAAAAAAAAAAGGTTTACATTCCCTCATATATTACTTAAAAGAAAAATATTTTCAGGCCCTTATATATTACTTAAAAGAAAAATATTTTCAGGTGTAGCATAAAGCATAAAGTTGCCAGCAATGTGTACATTGCATATGACATGATTGCAGCAAAATTGATCCCTGTTACTACATGTTACCTTTATTTCATTTACTTCTGCTGAGATATCAGTTTCAAATCCGCGCAGGACCTGCAGTGAAGATTCAAAATCTTCCATCTTTCCCATTTTTGCCTGGTACAACAGTTGCTCTGTTTAGATGCTTATGTTCATGTCAACAAAAAATAATGCAACACATCACTTCACTTACCAGCCACCTTGGTGATTCAGGAATGAAGAACAGTCCAGGTATCAGGATTGAGCAAGGTAAAATGCCTTAGAAATGTGAATGTAACATAAGTGAGTTAGGACAATATTTTGTATTAACCAATCTATTAACTTAGCAAAAGCTGATTTAGACGAGCAGCACATCTTATCATTTGTCCATCTTACCAAGAACAGAAAGAATTCTCCAGGGAACAAACATGCCTAATGTGTAGGCAAGCAGTATACCGATTGTAACAGAGAGCTGCGTAAGAAATTATGGGCAGGGTTAAAACTTGCAAGCAAATGGTCAGACCAGAAGACAGACTACACTAAATCAAATGTTATTGTTTATACAAGTGCTGACCTGATTGACCGAACCAAGAGCTCCTCTCATGTTTTGTGGAGCAATTTCTGCTATATAAACTGGCACCTGACACCATGAAACGAAATTTTCAGACAGAAAAGTAATGTCAGGCATGAAAATATCCAAGTGGATGCAGCTAGAGTGCCCCTAAAGGATAAGATATTGTTCAACAGTGAACGCCCAATCCGATAAACTTCAGAACAATCAGTATGCACGAGTTCAAATGATATCTAGATATGCTATTTTTATGCAAAGTAACACTGAAGTTCAATGGCATTCATGAAAATCCCCAACTTCAATACCCAGCAAAAAGAGAGGTTGTAAGTCACAAAATCACAACCCAGCTGCGCAGCTGTAAGTCGATACAGAATACCGGCCTTTTCAGTTCCTCTTATAGGCTAATTATAAGTTCATTTTGATCCAGAAAAGGGTTTGATGTTTTCATCCTTATCTGTTCAGAGACTGAACAGACAGAGAAGCTACTCTGATGATAAATACTGTTGGATTATGATTAGGCCAGGGGAAGCTACCATATCATAGGCCATACCAACAGGCAACAGCACATCTTTACACCCTTGATGTCCCGGAATAGGAAATGCAACTGTTGTTTACACTTGGTATTTGGTTAAGCTTAAATACAGTCTACTCTCCCATGTGTTGGGACTTGGGAGCTGGCACTGTATTTTTTGTGAACTTAAGAACCAGTTGACTAAGACAGCAAACGAATTATCAATTCATGACTGGACTCTGGAGTGAATTTGTTTACAAGGTTAGGAGCAGAGGGATACAGACCGTGTAGGATATCACACCGACCCCAAATCCTTCCAGCAAACGGCCCATGAACAAGAATGAGGAGTCCTGCACAGAACAATTCAGAAGTAAGTTAAACTGACGAGCATCCCTAAAAATAACAGGGGTAAATTAAGCAATCTTACATTTGCAAACGATATTGCAAGCCACCCAATGATGTTCGGGATAGCGGCGATCATCAGAGACTGCAGGAGCAACAAAGCAGAGAGCATCGTCAGTCAGTGAGTGCACGACTGAATCAAGTTCCATGAGAAAATTCCAGGAGCAGATCCGAGAATCCAATACTCCGTACATCTGACAGTACAATTGTGGGTCACAGGAGCAGACAGAGGTCAAAGGGAATTGAAACCTCACCCCTTTACGGCCGATGTACTCGGCGATCTGGCCACTGGCAATGGCGCCCACCATGGCCCCGACGTTGGACAGGGATCCGAATAAAGAGAACTGCGAGCAAGGAGACGGCATAAAGCAAAGGCCATGGAGGCAAAGAAGCATAGGACTAGAAGAGGGACGGGAGGCGGCGCGCGGGGAAGAACCTCGGAGAGGGTGAGGCCGAGGTCGGCCATGATGGCATCCTGGGTGGGCGAGGAGTAGCCGCAGGTGAAGCCGAACTGGATGGGGCCGAGCGCGACGATGAGGGTGCAGAGCAGGGCGGAGATGGAGCTGTCGCGGAGGCCGTAGGCGGAGGAGCCGAGGCGGTccatggcgccgccgccggcggcggaCATCCTGTACCAGCTGCCCGTGTGCAGGAACGGCTTGCGCAGGTCGGACGCCGAGGACGACCGGCCCCCGCTGCCGTCCTCCCCGCCGCTCTCGTCCCGGAAGCtcatcgcgccgccgccgccgcccggatcGGATTGGCTCGCTCGCTTCCGTGCGTGGCACGATTCGCGGGCGTGAttggggggaggaggaggacaaAGGAGCGAGCTTTGTGGACGGAGGATGGACAGTGTCGCTGTGTTTTCTCCTCCGTTTTTGCTGTGTGCGAGCGTGAGATCTGACGGAAGATGGTGAGCTGGAGACAAGCGAGAGAGAGACGTACCTTTCCACCTGTTTTGGCCCTTTCCTGCTGCTATTATTGTGATTCTataattccaaaaaaattctgACCGTCCAACGCTCACGTGTGGGATCTCATGGGTGCATGTACGAATCAATGTGATACAAAAGTGCCTG
Coding sequences within it:
- the LOC125530603 gene encoding sugar transporter ERD6-like 4, which gives rise to MSFRDESGGEDGSGGRSSSASDLRKPFLHTGSWYRMSAAGGGAMDRLGSSAYGLRDSSISALLCTLIVALGPIQFGFTCGYSSPTQDAIMADLGLTLSEFSLFGSLSNVGAMVGAIASGQIAEYIGRKGSLMIAAIPNIIGWLAISFANDSSFLFMGRLLEGFGVGVISYTVPVYIAEIAPQNMRGALGSVNQLSVTIGILLAYTLGMFVPWRILSVLGILPCSILIPGLFFIPESPRWLAKMGKMEDFESSLQVLRGFETDISAEVNEIKRSVASSRRRTTIRFAEIKHKRYSVPLMIGIGLLILQQLSGVNGIFFYAASIFKAAGLKNSNLATCGLGAVQVVATGITTWLTDKAGRRLLLIISATGMTISLLVVSVSFFVKDNIDEASHLHFVMSMLSLAGLVAFVLAFSLGMGAIPWIIMSEILPVNIKSLAGSTATLANWMTSWLITMTASLMLNWSNGGTFAIYAAVSMGTLLFVCLCVPETKGRTLEEIAFSFR